The following proteins are co-located in the Micromonospora viridifaciens genome:
- a CDS encoding coproporphyrinogen-III oxidase family protein has protein sequence MTIAPAADNQLGLPSSTADRRVLMLYVHVPFCHSRCTFCDWVQAIPNKDLLRKPGDSVREKYIDALCREIGERGAELAGTDAMSYVIYWGGGTASSLDNDEASRIMTALRNAFDLSTVAEATIECSPDTVDAEKLAFFRELGFNRVSSGVQSFDDERLRRLGRRHSADQAIRLTHAAREVGFDDVSIDIMSGFPDQDLDELRHTVDQAVQLPINHLSLYSFRPTPGTFMRRRMNPDEKRGYLRDQKHLFTQARRLITAAGLTEYASGYFGKVSPFAAMYFQLRADTVGFGSGAISLVNQQFLSHRKGLLHSYVDAPTSFDIAVPASQDRVLISFLQAGLAMFDGILRDEWRVSTGTDLDEVLTRPAIAPLADFLRGRGLICDERGIRLPVRNVGVTLIELAFEMAMSQPELA, from the coding sequence ATGACGATCGCTCCCGCCGCCGACAACCAGCTCGGCCTTCCCAGCAGCACTGCGGACAGACGCGTCCTGATGTTGTACGTGCACGTGCCGTTCTGCCACTCGCGCTGCACGTTCTGCGACTGGGTGCAGGCTATCCCCAACAAGGACCTGCTCCGCAAGCCCGGCGACTCCGTCCGGGAGAAGTACATCGACGCCCTCTGCCGGGAGATCGGCGAGCGCGGCGCCGAGCTGGCTGGCACCGACGCGATGTCGTACGTCATCTACTGGGGCGGGGGCACCGCGAGCAGCCTCGACAACGACGAGGCCAGCCGCATCATGACGGCCCTGCGGAACGCGTTCGACCTCAGCACGGTCGCCGAGGCCACCATCGAGTGCAGCCCCGACACCGTCGACGCGGAGAAGCTGGCCTTCTTCCGGGAGCTCGGGTTCAACCGGGTGTCCAGCGGGGTGCAGTCCTTCGACGACGAGCGGCTGCGGCGGCTGGGCCGCCGGCACAGCGCCGACCAGGCCATCCGGCTCACCCACGCCGCCCGCGAGGTCGGGTTCGACGACGTGTCGATCGACATCATGTCCGGGTTCCCCGACCAGGACCTCGACGAGTTGCGGCACACGGTCGACCAGGCGGTGCAGCTGCCGATCAACCACCTGTCGCTCTACTCGTTCCGCCCCACCCCCGGCACCTTCATGCGGCGCCGGATGAACCCCGACGAGAAGCGCGGCTACCTCCGGGACCAGAAGCACCTGTTCACGCAGGCCCGCCGGCTCATCACGGCGGCCGGGCTGACCGAGTACGCGTCCGGCTACTTCGGGAAGGTATCGCCGTTCGCCGCGATGTACTTCCAGCTGCGCGCGGACACCGTGGGCTTCGGATCCGGTGCCATCTCCCTGGTCAACCAGCAGTTCCTGTCGCATCGCAAGGGCCTGCTGCACAGCTACGTCGACGCGCCCACCAGCTTCGACATCGCGGTGCCCGCCAGCCAGGACCGCGTCCTGATCTCCTTCCTCCAGGCCGGCCTGGCGATGTTCGACGGCATCCTGCGCGACGAGTGGCGCGTCTCCACCGGCACCGACCTCGACGAGGTGCTCACCCGCCCGGCCATCGCGCCGCTGGCCGACTTCCTGCGGGGACGCGGTCTCATCTGCGACGAACGCGGCATCCGGCTGCCGGTGCGCAACGTCGGCGTGACGCTCATCGAGCTCGCCTTCGAGATGGCGATGTCCCAGCCGGAGCTCGCGTGA
- a CDS encoding thiocillin/thiostrepton family thiazolyl peptide, with the protein MENELSTLDIDDLEISEFLDESRLEDSEVVAKVMSASCTTCECSCSCSS; encoded by the coding sequence ATGGAGAACGAACTCTCAACGCTCGACATCGACGACCTGGAGATCTCGGAGTTCCTGGACGAGAGCCGGCTCGAGGACAGCGAGGTCGTCGCGAAGGTCATGTCGGCGTCCTGCACCACCTGCGAGTGCAGCTGCAGCTGCTCCTCCTGA
- the nocL gene encoding 3-methyl-2-indolic acid synthase, with product MKPDFAAVQKEAGTVDARAALALPVGQELAAGRPAVALALWQDRTISTGELIAAAEARCAAREPRLHTFVPLYTTNHCDSECKMCSMRKGNTRMERKFSGRNEILEQLDILYTHEGIRGVGFLTGEYQDKYTRLSTAFRIGWAMRQALDMGFERIYFNIGSMEPDEINVLGEWIRPAEPVTMCVFQESYDRETYKRFMGRTPQEVPKADFDRRVVSFDRWLDAGFRYVNPGVLVGLHDDLAAELVDLVAHGAHLHARGAVVDLSLPRMRPANASRDTTRVTDDDYLRMLAVVAFTCPEQRLVLTTREPQEFQDKAVGLAGVFSPGSPDVAPYRADTEAQNDANTSQFLVADLRRPRHILSRLQANGMRVDHFVDPASLATVPIS from the coding sequence GTGAAACCGGACTTCGCCGCTGTGCAGAAGGAGGCCGGGACGGTCGACGCGAGGGCCGCGCTGGCACTGCCCGTCGGCCAGGAGCTCGCCGCCGGCCGACCGGCCGTGGCACTCGCCCTGTGGCAGGACCGGACGATCTCCACCGGGGAGCTCATCGCCGCCGCCGAAGCGCGGTGCGCGGCCCGCGAGCCGCGGCTCCACACGTTCGTGCCGCTCTACACCACCAACCACTGCGACTCCGAGTGCAAGATGTGCTCGATGCGCAAGGGGAACACCCGGATGGAACGCAAGTTCTCCGGCCGCAACGAGATCCTCGAACAGCTCGACATCCTCTACACCCACGAAGGCATTCGCGGGGTCGGCTTCCTGACCGGCGAGTACCAGGACAAGTACACCCGGCTCAGCACGGCGTTCCGCATCGGCTGGGCCATGCGGCAGGCGCTGGACATGGGCTTCGAGCGCATCTACTTCAACATCGGCAGCATGGAGCCGGACGAGATCAACGTCCTCGGCGAGTGGATCCGGCCCGCCGAGCCCGTCACCATGTGTGTCTTCCAGGAGTCCTACGACCGGGAGACGTACAAGCGGTTCATGGGCCGGACGCCGCAGGAGGTGCCCAAGGCCGACTTCGACCGGCGCGTCGTCTCCTTCGACCGCTGGCTCGACGCCGGCTTCCGGTACGTCAACCCGGGCGTGCTGGTCGGCCTGCACGACGACCTGGCCGCCGAGCTCGTCGACCTCGTCGCGCACGGCGCCCACCTGCACGCTCGCGGCGCGGTGGTGGATCTGTCGCTGCCCCGGATGCGCCCCGCCAACGCCTCCCGCGACACCACCCGGGTGACCGACGACGACTACCTGCGGATGCTCGCGGTCGTGGCGTTCACCTGTCCCGAGCAGCGCCTCGTGCTCACCACCCGGGAGCCGCAGGAGTTCCAGGACAAGGCCGTCGGCCTGGCCGGCGTCTTCAGCCCCGGCAGCCCGGACGTGGCGCCCTACCGGGCGGACACCGAGGCGCAGAACGACGCGAACACCTCCCAGTTCCTCGTCGCCGACCTGCGCCGCCCACGACACATCCTCAGCCGGTTGCAGGCCAACGGGATGCGGGTCGACCACTTCGTCGATCCCGCCAGCCTGGCGACCGTCCCGATCAGTTGA
- a CDS encoding alpha/beta fold hydrolase, producing MNRQADQPPVYLLHGLLGTGYGHFSGQIRAWEGRYPVVPVDLPGHGRCRLDAGPDYLDTALNYVTTIIERFGAPGRLVAASYLGGPLAVRCAAARPDLVDSLVLTGFAPGLRRDVFVTLLAGFGPLVDADPALVAEYDRLHGTRWRATLAAFTAHVERAYEDTALVRPEALAALDTDTLLINGTLKSVELAAARDAGRFGPRVHGHVIDGAGHIASHDAPDEFNSAVEAFWRKESRQ from the coding sequence TTGAACCGGCAGGCCGACCAGCCGCCCGTGTACCTGCTGCACGGGCTGCTGGGCACCGGTTACGGACACTTCAGCGGGCAGATCCGTGCCTGGGAGGGGCGGTACCCGGTGGTGCCCGTCGACCTTCCCGGACACGGCCGGTGCCGCCTCGACGCGGGCCCGGACTATCTGGACACCGCGCTGAACTACGTCACGACGATCATCGAACGGTTCGGCGCCCCGGGGCGGCTGGTCGCCGCGTCGTACCTCGGCGGGCCGCTGGCCGTGCGCTGCGCAGCCGCCCGGCCGGACCTGGTCGACTCGCTGGTCCTCACCGGCTTCGCGCCCGGCCTGCGGCGGGACGTCTTCGTCACCCTGCTCGCCGGATTCGGCCCGTTGGTGGACGCGGACCCCGCCCTGGTCGCCGAGTACGACCGCCTGCACGGCACGCGGTGGCGGGCGACGCTGGCCGCCTTCACCGCACACGTCGAGCGGGCGTACGAGGACACCGCGCTGGTCCGCCCGGAGGCCCTGGCCGCGCTCGACACCGACACGCTGCTGATCAACGGGACCCTCAAGTCGGTGGAGCTGGCGGCTGCTCGCGACGCGGGCCGGTTCGGACCACGGGTGCACGGACATGTCATCGACGGCGCGGGACACATCGCCAGCCACGACGCGCCGGACGAGTTCAACAGCGCCGTCGAGGCGTTCTGGCGGAAGGAGTCGCGGCAGTGA
- a CDS encoding AMP-binding protein → MGRAAVHRFLTAPSVTTGVHWGGEHATWRDLAAHRVAEVRPGGAYLVDPSVGLASVAALLAVASVPDTTLLWATPGSVGAEGRRIAPGLHEVESPLPGPTGRPRWGVATSGSSGTAKIAIGHADVWELVALHYERAMFQPAFGGRTPQVLATCLPLQFSAAFFMVVLPGLFLQRDVVVFPPHDWASVSQASRDTFVLSVPAVTAAACVGTSAPVDMRHVGLFLGGGHVTKTRADLIRDRFRGVSLANLYGTAETGAIAVDYDPGHNQHVGQPILGKTVWIDEPDERGVGRVAVAGPDCCRYLWRPGESPQAIGDHVASTDYGRLDAAGNLCLEGRADGGEKLHGVLIYPRAIERHLLGLPGVSDARVLVERRDSGLERLVARIVGDVDPAAVHEHCRDLDELERPADVQVFSEQAAGAAYNAHGKLR, encoded by the coding sequence GTGGGTCGAGCAGCAGTACACCGTTTCCTGACCGCGCCGTCCGTCACCACCGGCGTGCACTGGGGTGGCGAGCACGCGACCTGGCGGGACCTGGCGGCCCACCGGGTCGCCGAGGTGCGACCGGGCGGGGCGTACCTGGTCGATCCGTCCGTCGGCCTGGCGTCCGTGGCGGCGCTGCTCGCGGTGGCGTCCGTCCCGGACACCACCCTGCTGTGGGCCACCCCCGGCAGCGTCGGCGCCGAAGGCCGTCGGATCGCGCCCGGCCTCCACGAGGTCGAGTCGCCCCTGCCCGGTCCCACCGGCCGTCCGCGCTGGGGGGTGGCCACCTCCGGCAGCTCCGGAACGGCCAAGATCGCCATCGGTCACGCCGATGTCTGGGAACTCGTCGCCCTGCACTACGAGCGGGCGATGTTCCAGCCCGCGTTCGGCGGGCGCACCCCGCAGGTTCTCGCCACCTGCCTGCCGCTGCAGTTCTCGGCGGCGTTCTTCATGGTCGTCCTGCCCGGCCTGTTCCTCCAGCGCGACGTGGTCGTCTTCCCGCCGCACGACTGGGCGTCGGTGTCGCAGGCGTCGCGGGACACCTTCGTGCTGAGCGTGCCGGCGGTGACCGCCGCGGCCTGCGTCGGCACCTCGGCCCCTGTCGACATGCGACACGTGGGCCTCTTCCTCGGCGGCGGCCACGTCACCAAGACACGGGCCGACCTGATCCGGGACCGGTTCCGGGGGGTCTCGCTGGCCAACCTGTACGGGACGGCCGAGACCGGGGCCATCGCCGTGGACTACGACCCCGGCCACAACCAGCACGTCGGTCAGCCCATCCTCGGCAAGACCGTGTGGATCGACGAGCCGGACGAGCGCGGGGTGGGCCGGGTCGCGGTGGCCGGGCCGGACTGCTGCCGCTACCTCTGGCGACCCGGGGAGTCGCCGCAGGCCATCGGCGACCACGTCGCGAGCACAGACTACGGACGGCTCGACGCCGCCGGGAACCTGTGCCTGGAGGGTCGGGCTGACGGCGGCGAGAAGTTGCACGGGGTGCTCATCTACCCCCGGGCGATCGAGCGGCACCTGTTGGGCCTGCCCGGGGTGTCGGACGCGCGGGTGCTGGTCGAGCGCCGGGACTCCGGCCTGGAACGGCTCGTCGCCCGGATCGTGGGCGACGTCGATCCGGCCGCCGTCCACGAACACTGCCGGGACCTCGACGAGCTGGAACGGCCGGCCGACGTCCAGGTCTTCTCCGAACAGGCGGCCGGTGCCGCGTACAACGCGCACGGGAAGTTGCGATGA
- a CDS encoding TOMM precursor leader peptide-binding protein, protein MTTTVPSVDVVGVGFLARHLAARLARPAGPGAGVRVLVAELDDVDSHHDTMVECVGLGQSLLFVGRWRAMVYIGPMWTASRAGCPRCLVSRVANSPFGPELDGDAVPESSGRDTETWSLRLAALGMVERYAQAALDGVLLDPGRVLVLDTEVGTAEPQVLLPDSTCAGCGRPAATTVPSFAPADTALPKLAPATLRTRQLDPATLGTDYLFSGLGLFKELRQDLQSPYGACSVELSTRWGRREPAIGRARSYADSRSIAVLEGLERYAGLHRGGRRAPVRAAYADVADRALYPPRLGTHPASSYAREDFRYRAFDPDTVVDWVWAYSFRESGRVLVPERFAFWGPRHDQEVSFCYDTSNGCALGNSAEEAVLHGLREVAERDSFLLTWYRRLALPEVALPTDGELGALLRKARLFTGFDFRCFQSTMEYHLPTFWLVACRAQPGDGPAVLAGSGAHPDPRQAVTGGLHELIGSILATRHSYPRRRPEALRMLDDPTLIRRMEDHSLVGALPEARDRYSFLLDAARPTVALDEIPGTVADHDPDIRGDLHRAVGDLLAVGLDVLVVDQTMPELARNGLHCTRVIVPGLVPMTFGHLNRRTEGLPRLTDGTGLPYPSQLADGEEVGDVPHPFP, encoded by the coding sequence ATGACGACGACGGTGCCGTCGGTGGACGTGGTCGGGGTGGGTTTCCTGGCCCGGCATCTCGCCGCACGGCTGGCCCGGCCGGCCGGACCGGGCGCCGGGGTGCGCGTCCTGGTCGCCGAGCTCGACGACGTCGACAGCCACCACGACACGATGGTGGAATGCGTCGGGCTCGGCCAGTCCCTGCTGTTCGTCGGCAGGTGGCGCGCCATGGTGTACATCGGTCCGATGTGGACGGCCAGCCGGGCCGGCTGCCCTCGCTGCCTGGTGAGCCGCGTGGCGAACTCGCCGTTCGGCCCGGAGCTGGACGGCGATGCGGTGCCGGAGTCGTCGGGCCGGGACACGGAGACGTGGTCGTTGCGCCTGGCCGCCCTGGGGATGGTCGAACGCTACGCCCAGGCCGCCCTGGACGGCGTCCTGCTGGACCCGGGGCGGGTGCTCGTGCTGGACACCGAGGTCGGCACGGCCGAGCCCCAGGTCCTGCTGCCCGACTCGACCTGCGCCGGCTGTGGCCGGCCGGCGGCGACGACGGTGCCGTCGTTCGCCCCGGCCGACACCGCCCTGCCCAAGCTGGCGCCAGCGACCCTGCGCACCCGGCAACTGGACCCCGCGACCCTCGGCACCGACTACCTGTTCTCCGGGCTGGGCTTGTTCAAGGAGCTCCGGCAGGACCTGCAGAGCCCGTACGGGGCCTGCTCCGTCGAGTTGTCCACCCGCTGGGGACGGCGGGAGCCGGCCATTGGTCGGGCCCGCAGCTATGCGGACAGCCGCAGCATCGCGGTGCTGGAGGGCCTGGAACGCTACGCCGGCCTGCACCGGGGCGGTCGGCGGGCCCCGGTGCGCGCGGCGTACGCCGACGTCGCGGACCGGGCCCTGTATCCGCCCCGGCTCGGCACCCACCCCGCGAGCTCGTACGCCCGGGAGGACTTCCGCTACCGGGCCTTCGACCCGGACACCGTCGTCGACTGGGTGTGGGCGTACTCGTTCCGGGAGAGCGGCCGGGTCCTGGTGCCCGAGCGGTTCGCGTTCTGGGGGCCGCGGCACGATCAGGAGGTGTCGTTCTGCTACGACACCTCCAACGGGTGCGCCCTCGGCAACTCGGCCGAGGAGGCCGTCCTGCACGGCCTGCGCGAGGTGGCCGAGCGCGACTCGTTCCTGCTCACCTGGTATCGGCGGCTGGCCCTGCCGGAGGTGGCACTGCCCACCGACGGCGAGCTGGGTGCGCTGCTGCGCAAAGCCAGGCTCTTCACCGGCTTCGACTTCCGCTGCTTCCAGTCGACGATGGAATACCACCTGCCGACGTTCTGGCTGGTGGCGTGCCGCGCGCAGCCGGGCGACGGGCCGGCCGTCCTCGCCGGCTCCGGGGCCCACCCGGATCCACGGCAGGCGGTCACCGGCGGGCTCCACGAACTCATCGGCAGCATCCTGGCCACCCGGCACAGCTATCCACGGCGGCGGCCGGAGGCGTTGCGGATGCTGGACGACCCCACGCTGATCCGGCGGATGGAGGACCACTCCCTGGTGGGTGCGCTGCCCGAGGCGCGCGACCGCTACTCGTTCCTGCTCGACGCCGCCCGGCCGACCGTCGCGCTGGACGAGATCCCGGGCACCGTCGCCGACCACGACCCGGACATCCGGGGCGATCTGCACCGGGCCGTCGGCGACCTGCTGGCCGTCGGGCTCGACGTGCTGGTCGTCGACCAGACGATGCCCGAGCTGGCCCGCAACGGCCTGCACTGCACGCGGGTGATCGTGCCCGGTCTGGTGCCGATGACGTTCGGCCACCTCAACCGGCGCACCGAGGGGCTGCCGCGCCTCACCGACGGGACGGGCCTGCCGTACCCCAGTCAGCTGGCCGACGGGGAGGAGGTGGGCGATGTCCCGCACCCCTTCCCCTGA
- a CDS encoding nitroreductase family protein, with protein sequence MSRTPSPDRIPEHLRRLREDPQSVNPPGWRVDYADGPWPVKVHQGGTRVAPEGPLARVLRGSVAVTAVRGTRAILRRAVPSGGAMHPTEAYVVCTRTERLWHVDPYRMELLALPADRPGRLVRAGLRLSPGAALPPVVLVLTSRFWKNFYKYGDFSFRLGAVDAGVVLGRVLRLAEAEFGTACVRTDFVDDALNAALGLDGLDESVYAVVGCGHPEEASGSGATAAAGPAPSEAPRLRERSRRVKRSPVFDLVQRSAHVPTPGPARAPASAPVAPQGAASRAGAVALPPPVPVDLNDLRVIVRRRSGGRSFTGRPADLAQLSTVLRHADAAGALLRDRADPTVPRVRLFVAVHRVRGVPTGWYAHLGDLLAPAGRGLDPQLGPRLQDALFGSGVNAELAAFTVHVVASPAQGCRSARHYRTQQLAVGVAMEATVLAATAVDLGNHPFLGFDAPAVDAAYGLDGQDGGAQAQICVGAVRAGDEWEVAVRPR encoded by the coding sequence ATGTCCCGCACCCCTTCCCCTGACCGGATCCCCGAGCACCTGCGCCGGCTGCGGGAGGACCCGCAGTCGGTCAACCCGCCCGGCTGGCGGGTGGACTACGCGGACGGACCGTGGCCGGTGAAGGTGCACCAGGGCGGGACCCGGGTGGCACCGGAGGGACCGCTGGCCCGAGTGCTGCGCGGGTCGGTCGCGGTCACCGCCGTCCGGGGCACCCGGGCGATCCTGCGGCGCGCGGTGCCCTCCGGCGGCGCGATGCACCCCACCGAGGCGTACGTCGTGTGCACCCGCACGGAACGGCTCTGGCACGTCGATCCGTACCGGATGGAGTTGCTCGCGTTGCCGGCGGACCGGCCGGGCCGCCTTGTGCGCGCGGGCCTGCGCCTGTCGCCCGGGGCCGCCCTGCCGCCCGTCGTGCTGGTCCTGACCAGCCGCTTCTGGAAGAACTTCTACAAGTACGGCGACTTCTCCTTCCGCCTCGGGGCGGTGGACGCCGGCGTGGTGCTCGGACGCGTGCTGCGGCTGGCCGAGGCGGAGTTCGGGACGGCGTGCGTCCGCACCGACTTCGTCGACGACGCGCTCAACGCCGCTCTGGGGCTGGACGGCCTGGACGAGAGCGTGTATGCCGTCGTCGGCTGCGGCCACCCGGAGGAGGCCAGCGGGAGCGGGGCGACCGCGGCGGCCGGGCCGGCGCCGAGCGAGGCGCCCCGGCTGCGGGAACGGTCCCGGCGGGTCAAGCGGTCCCCGGTCTTCGACCTCGTCCAGAGAAGCGCCCACGTGCCGACGCCGGGCCCCGCGCGGGCCCCGGCGTCGGCCCCCGTCGCGCCGCAGGGGGCGGCGTCCCGTGCCGGGGCGGTGGCGCTGCCGCCACCGGTGCCGGTGGACCTCAACGACCTTCGGGTGATCGTGCGTCGCCGCTCCGGCGGCCGGTCGTTCACCGGCCGACCGGCCGACCTGGCGCAGCTGTCCACCGTGCTGCGCCACGCCGACGCGGCGGGGGCGCTGCTGCGTGACCGCGCCGATCCGACGGTGCCGCGGGTGCGGCTGTTCGTGGCGGTGCACCGGGTGCGGGGCGTGCCAACCGGTTGGTATGCGCACCTCGGTGACCTGCTCGCGCCGGCCGGCCGGGGGCTCGATCCCCAGCTCGGCCCCCGCCTCCAGGACGCCCTGTTCGGCAGCGGCGTAAACGCCGAGCTGGCCGCCTTCACCGTGCACGTCGTCGCCTCTCCGGCACAGGGGTGCCGGTCGGCCCGGCACTACCGCACCCAGCAGTTGGCGGTGGGCGTGGCGATGGAGGCGACCGTCCTCGCCGCGACGGCCGTCGACCTGGGCAACCACCCGTTCCTCGGCTTCGACGCCCCTGCGGTCGACGCCGCGTACGGCCTGGACGGGCAGGACGGCGGCGCGCAAGCACAGATCTGTGTCGGTGCCGTACGTGCCGGCGACGAGTGGGAGGTGGCGGTGAGGCCCCGATGA
- a CDS encoding lantibiotic dehydratase, with protein sequence MTGDFSPYMLFRRGTLGLPALRGLVPERFWALRDEVEEAARRRAPLGEKLADALYAAVPLSATEHRRELLTIRRAVHNDRMPPPPSRPDLLPGPVRGLLDEWCAERAAADALAATVDEVLATELTEGRHALAEVARGEDFQRGVQLSGEDVYREVMAYAANPLETRRKASRTRRAESTVTSFAYRVALKPSPFGAFTEIGAGPWEPGPTTAVRRTQVRLSVGMVMWMLHQLHRIDGADDLLRVRLNNSLSVRDGRAVFVRRPIEGSEDGFEPDKVVVARHTDLVRVLTAALGAGDLTVTELCGRLAAAGLPEASARDTVEKLIRLGLCHRGLGLPDQTTDLAGEAAVRLRRLGTPQAVTCAEILERLRAIERTYGAASARRRTDLLAQLRALVHRFAEVCGGQPPAPEALRAALYEDVGTTGRPGTWRPQVLAANQDNLDLLQRLVPVLDDATIEKVGLYGFFVRQFGATAQVPLVEVYRRFAELPPAEASAVMCGVADPTAKTVHGLREDFFGLLRSRLAAEPAAEQLVLDPAELTAFVDRLPPAVAPWPSAAYRVQFDAGSGTAVVNGMTTGRGVFFSRFCDLLEPEDGDGWSLAAALRRHVARTGPRQTDITVVLGMNFNLHPRLSPLELVYPGSVPAPDSPATLTLADLTVRADPEGHRLVLVSGRDGQPIDLVPLNFLYPAAAPMLYRFLCVFAPTRTYRGGLWDQLDRADGPYVGPRPRLLLGDLVLDRRSWRFDVDDLPDLARLERYEAQGLADFDGWRRSVGLPRQVFFRLVPPRAVPHGERNLLAETRQWALEARSARLHKPHYLDMRNPFLTHVFAKQARALRGGSVAIHECLPRAADQDGATGAEEFFVEFNRGVSDVG encoded by the coding sequence ATGACCGGTGACTTCAGCCCGTACATGCTGTTCCGGCGCGGCACGTTGGGCCTGCCCGCGCTGCGGGGTCTGGTGCCGGAGCGGTTCTGGGCGCTGCGGGACGAGGTGGAGGAGGCGGCCCGGCGGCGGGCGCCGCTAGGCGAAAAGCTGGCCGACGCGTTGTACGCCGCCGTCCCGCTCAGCGCCACCGAGCACCGCCGGGAGCTGCTGACGATCCGCCGGGCGGTGCACAACGACCGCATGCCGCCACCGCCGTCCCGCCCCGACCTGCTGCCCGGGCCGGTGCGCGGCCTGCTCGACGAGTGGTGCGCCGAACGCGCCGCCGCCGACGCGCTGGCGGCCACGGTCGACGAGGTGCTGGCCACGGAACTGACCGAGGGTCGGCACGCGCTGGCCGAGGTCGCCCGGGGCGAGGACTTCCAGCGCGGGGTGCAGCTGTCCGGCGAGGACGTCTACCGGGAGGTGATGGCCTACGCGGCGAACCCGCTGGAGACCAGACGCAAGGCCAGCCGGACGCGCCGGGCCGAGAGCACGGTGACCAGCTTTGCCTACCGGGTCGCGCTGAAGCCCTCGCCGTTCGGCGCCTTCACCGAGATCGGGGCCGGGCCGTGGGAGCCGGGGCCCACGACGGCGGTCCGGCGCACCCAGGTCCGGCTCAGCGTCGGGATGGTCATGTGGATGCTGCACCAGCTGCACCGCATCGACGGGGCGGACGACCTGCTGCGGGTCCGGCTGAACAATTCGCTGTCGGTCCGGGACGGGCGCGCCGTCTTCGTCCGCCGCCCCATCGAGGGGTCCGAGGACGGGTTCGAGCCGGACAAGGTGGTCGTGGCCCGGCACACCGACCTGGTGCGCGTCCTGACGGCGGCCCTCGGCGCGGGCGACCTGACCGTCACCGAGCTGTGCGGGCGGCTGGCGGCGGCGGGGCTGCCGGAGGCGTCCGCCCGGGACACCGTGGAGAAGCTGATCCGGTTGGGCCTGTGCCACCGCGGGCTCGGCCTGCCCGACCAGACCACCGACCTGGCGGGCGAGGCGGCCGTCCGGCTGCGCCGCCTCGGCACCCCCCAGGCGGTGACCTGCGCCGAGATCCTCGAACGCCTGCGGGCGATCGAGCGGACGTACGGTGCCGCGAGCGCCCGGCGTCGCACCGACCTGCTCGCCCAGCTCAGGGCGCTGGTGCACCGCTTCGCCGAGGTGTGCGGCGGCCAGCCCCCCGCGCCGGAGGCGTTGCGGGCGGCGCTCTACGAGGACGTCGGCACCACCGGCCGGCCCGGCACCTGGCGGCCGCAGGTGCTCGCCGCCAACCAGGACAACCTGGACCTGTTGCAGCGGCTGGTCCCCGTCCTGGACGACGCCACGATCGAGAAGGTGGGCCTGTACGGGTTCTTCGTCCGCCAGTTCGGGGCCACCGCGCAGGTGCCCCTCGTTGAGGTGTACCGGAGGTTCGCCGAGCTGCCGCCGGCCGAGGCCAGCGCGGTGATGTGCGGCGTGGCCGATCCCACCGCCAAGACGGTGCACGGGCTGCGCGAGGACTTCTTCGGCCTGCTGCGGTCCCGGTTGGCCGCCGAGCCGGCGGCCGAGCAACTGGTCCTGGACCCGGCCGAGCTCACCGCGTTCGTGGACCGGCTCCCGCCCGCCGTGGCGCCGTGGCCCTCGGCGGCGTACCGGGTGCAGTTCGACGCCGGGAGCGGCACCGCCGTCGTCAACGGCATGACCACCGGGCGCGGGGTGTTTTTCTCCCGCTTCTGCGACCTGCTGGAACCCGAGGACGGCGACGGCTGGAGCCTGGCGGCGGCGCTGCGCCGGCACGTCGCCCGCACCGGCCCCCGGCAGACCGACATCACGGTGGTGCTGGGCATGAACTTCAACCTGCACCCTCGGTTGAGCCCGCTGGAGCTGGTGTACCCGGGGTCGGTGCCGGCGCCCGATTCCCCCGCGACGCTGACCCTGGCCGACCTCACCGTGCGGGCCGACCCGGAGGGGCACCGCCTGGTGCTGGTCTCCGGGCGGGACGGTCAGCCGATCGACCTGGTGCCGTTGAACTTCCTCTACCCGGCGGCGGCGCCGATGCTCTACCGGTTCCTGTGCGTCTTCGCGCCGACCCGCACGTACCGGGGCGGGCTGTGGGACCAACTGGACCGCGCCGACGGGCCGTACGTGGGGCCGCGCCCCCGGCTGCTCCTCGGCGACCTCGTGCTGGACCGCCGGTCGTGGCGGTTCGACGTCGACGACCTGCCGGACCTGGCGCGGCTGGAGCGGTACGAGGCGCAGGGGCTGGCCGACTTCGACGGCTGGCGTCGGTCCGTGGGCCTGCCGCGGCAGGTGTTCTTCCGGCTGGTGCCACCGCGGGCGGTGCCGCACGGCGAGCGGAACCTGCTGGCCGAGACCCGGCAGTGGGCGCTGGAGGCACGTAGTGCCCGCCTACACAAGCCGCACTACCTGGACATGCGCAACCCCTTCCTGACGCACGTGTTCGCGAAGCAGGCGAGGGCGCTGCGAGGCGGATCAGTGGCGATCCACGAGTGCCTGCCCCGGGCGGCCGACCAGGACGGGGCGACCGGAGCCGAGGAGTTCTTCGTGGAGTTCAACCGGGGGGTGAGCGATGTCGGGTGA